GACACCATCGAAGGCGGATGGATCCTCGATATCGCCGACACCAACGACAACAGCATCCTGGCCGGCATCCCGCTCGTCACCGGCCGCGATCTTCTCGAGGCCTATGCCTATCTCGCCCTCGGCGGCGAACTCTGGGTGCAGACCGATGCGGACGTCGACGCGGTGCCAACCTTCGATAATCTTGGCGCTGCCGGCAACCTTTATTTCCAGGTGCTGTGATGGCGCGTCAATGGATTCGAAAGGTAAAACTGACGCTCGGCGACGGCGGCGAGGAAATGGACCTGTCGGCGCTGCGCATCCGGTTTCAGGTTCGGCAGTTCGATCTGCAGACCCCAAATTGGGCTGAGATCACGGTCTCCAACCCGGCGCCGAACACCGTCGACAAGGCCAAGAAGGAATACACGAAGGTCACGCTCCAGGCAGGCTATGCCGAGAATTTTGCGACGATCTTCGAAGGCGAGATTCGCCAGATCCGCTATGGCCGCGAGAACCCGACCGACACCTATTTGACGATCCTCGGAACGGACGGAGGGCGGGCGCACAATTATTCGGTGGTGAACCGGACGCTCGCGGCGGGGTCGACGTTCCGGCAGCAGGTCGATGCCGCGCTGGAGCCGATGAAGGCGATGGGGATCAAGGTCGGCTACATCGCCGATCTCGGCTCCGCCAAGATGCCGCGCGGCGTTGTCCTGTTCGGCATGGCCCGCGACATCCTTCGCAACATCGCCCAGGCCACGAACACGTCGTGGTCAATCCAGAACGGCGAGTTCCAGATGATCAAGAACGATGAGTCCCGGCCGGGAGACGCGATCGTCGTGAACAGCCGCACCGGCATGATTGGGCTGCCGACGCAGACCTTAGACGGGATCGAGGTCAGGACGCTGCTTAACCCGCAATTCAAGATCGGCAGCATCATCCAGATTGATCAGGCATCCGTCCAAGACGCGCCGCTCGGCCCATCGATCCCCGACGAAGTCAAAAACAGCATGATTCCGAGCACGGCGGACGATGGTTTCTACAAGGTCTATGTCGTTGACCACGCGGGTGATAGCCGCGGCAACCCATACTTCACCGATCTTGTCTGCATTCGCGCCGACGGCAAGGGGATCATCCCGGCAGCGATATCGCAACGGGGTGTCGTCCTCGACCCGAACGCTCGATGACGATCTATTCATTCACATAGGGCTCACACCGAATGGACCTCCGCCAGCGCTTCGACGACCATACCGAACAGCAGGATGCCGCCGGCCGTGCCCTTCAGGCCGGCATGTGGACTGCGGTCCCGTGCACCATCATCAGCGTCGATTTCGGGAAGCAGACCTGCTCGGTACAGCCGACGCAGAAGGTGGCAATCCGCAAGCCGGACGGCTCGCAGGAATGGCAGTCCATGCCGGTGCTGCCCGACGCCCCGATTCACTTTCCTGGGGGCGGCGGCGTGTCGATGACGTTCCCGGTGAAGGCGGGAGACGAAGCGCTCGCCATCATCGCGTCGCGTCCCGTCGATAGCTGGCACCAATCCGGCGGAGAGCAGCAGCAAGGCGCGCGCCGCATGCACGATCTCTCCGATGCCTTTGTCATGGTCGGCTTCCGCTCGAACCCGAAGGCCTTGCCAGGGGTGTCTTCGGACGCCGTGCAACTCCGTAGCGATGACGGGACCTCGTCGATCTCCCTGAAGCCGAATGGCGATATCGATCTCAACACGCCCGGCGCCGTCACCGCGGCGGCAGCGGGCGGCATCACCTATACCGGCGACCTCACGGTGAACGGCGACATCATCCTGAACGGCATCAGCCTCGCAAATCACAAGCATACCGGCGTCACGACGGGCGCCAGCAACACCGGAGGGCCGACGTCGTGAGGGTCCGGAGGATTGATGCCGACGGCGACATGGTGTTCGGCGGCGGACAGCGCTCCTACTGGCGCGACCAACGCGACGCGCCGGCCCAAGCGGTTCTGTCGCGGCTCTATCTCTTTCTCGGAGAGTGGTTCCTCGATACCGACGATGGCACTGCCTGGAAGACGCGAGTGCTCGGCAAATACACGGGAGACACTCGCGATGCCGTGATCCGTTCTCGGATTTTGGGTACCCCCGGCGTTACCGGCATCGCGGCCTATGAAAGCAATCTCGATCGCGAGCCGCGAGCCTTCACCGTCGCAGCGACGATCGACACGCAATACGGCCAGACCATCGTGACGGGAACCTTCTCATGAGCGCGCCGGTCTGCACCATCGACGCGACGGGCATTCATGTCCCGAGCTATGACGACGTGCTGGCGTATTTCCAGACGGAGTTCCGCGGCATCTACGGCAGCGACGTCTATCTCGGCAACGATAGCCAGGACGGGCAATGGGTGGCGATCCTTGCGCTCGCCCACTACGATTCCTGCACGATGGCGGCCGCGGTCTATAATTCCTACTCACCGACGACCGGGCAGGGTGCCGGGCTTTCCAGCAACGTCAAGATCAATGGCATTGCACGGGCGATTCCGACACATTCCACGGTCGACCTGACGATCATCGGCCAGGCCGGGACCGTCATCTCGACCGGGATCGCAACTGATGGCACCCATCGGTGGTTCCTGCCGTCGACGGTGACCATTCCGCCAGGCGGCGAGATCATCGTGACAGCATCCGCAGAAGATGCTGGCGCGGTCGAGGCGGACCCCGGCACGATCACCACGATCGGGACGCCGACCCGCGGCTGGCAGACCGTCACCAATGTGCTTGCCGCGACGGCTGGCGCACCGGTCGAAAGCGATGCTGATCTCCGCCGCCGGCAGAAGGTCTCGACGGCGTTGCCGTCCCTCACCGTTCTGGAAGGCATCGCAGGGGCTGTCGCGACGATCGAGGGCGTGACCCGCTATGCCCCCTATGAAAACGATACGAATGTGACCGATGGCGACGGCGTCCCGCCGCATTCGATCGCGATGGTGGTTGAGGGCGGCGACGCGCAGGCCATCGCGGTGGCGATCGCCTCGAAGAAGACGCCTGGCGCCTATACCTATGGCACAACGGCCGAGGTGGTGACCGACCGATATGGGCTCGATCATACCATCCGGTTCTTTCGGCCGACGGCGAAGCGCGTCAAGGTCGAAATCAGCCTCACGGCCCTGACCGGCTATACATCCGGCATCGGCACGGAGATACAAACCGCCGTTGCCCAATGGCTCTCGGAGCTCGCGATCGGCGAAGATGTCCGTTACTTCCGCATCGCGGTCCCGGCAAACCTCGACAATGGCGCGGACAGCAAGACATACACGCTCACCGACATGCAGATCGCATTCAATGGCGACCCACTCGGCTATGTCGATCTGACGATCGCCTTCAACGAAGCGGCCTTCGCCGATCCGGCCGATATCACGCTCGTGGTGACCTGATCATGGCGTCGGCGGAGGACTATGTCGGCCTGATCACGAGCTACTGGCGCGGGAAACCTCGGTTCACGGCCACGATCCAGATCTCGGCCGATGCCTCGGTTGAGCAACAGGCCATGATCCGGAGCCTTGTCGAGGCCTTCGATCTCGATGTTTCGATCGGGGCCCAGGAGGACGTCGACGGCGAATGGATCGGGCGGACCCGGTACATCAATACGCCGATCGCGGGGGCATGGTTCGCCTGGGACACGGCCGGCTTGGGATGGGAGCAGGGCGTCTGGAAAGGCCCCTATGATTCGACGACGGGCATCACCCGGCTCGATGACGAGACCTATCGGCTCCTGCTCCGGGCCAAGATCGCAGCGAATTCCTGGGATGGCACCGTCGACGGCGCCGCGACGGCGCTGGCCTACATCTTCAACGGCATCGGCACCACCGTCTTCATCGAAGATCCGCAGGACATGACGATGACGGTCGGCCTCGCCGGCACGATCCCGTCCGCGCTTGTCCTCTGCATCCTGATCGGCGGCTATATCCCACTGAAGCCGGCCGGCGTCCGGGTCAACTATTACCTGACCTCGGTGAGCGGGGAGCCGATCTTCGGCTTCGATGTCCCGTTCGCCGACGGCATTCCCATCGCGGGATGGGATGAAGCCGCGTGGGCCGTGACGCCGGAATACGCGCTGACGCACGACCTCGTGGCCTGACAAGAGCCGCCACTATCCTTCGCATTCCCCGGAGTTCGATATGCCAACCAACGACTTTCTGGCGTGGGCCAGCGGCGGCTCGGCCAACATCATGACGCAGGCCGACTATGCCGCGCTGGCGGGGCGTCCGAATGGCGTCCAGGCCGGCACGGCGTCATCGGCACTCGCCAACAAGACATGGCGGCAGGGCGCCAACATGGCGGCGATGCTCGGCAAGTTCATATCCGACCATGGATATGATGCGCTCGACAACGGAGACGTCCCCGCTCTTGAAGTCAACTACGAGCTGGCGCTTTCCGAGTTCGTTGACGCGCTAATCACCGCAGGCGCGACGCCCTTCGCAACCCTCGCGGAGGTCCGCGCCGGCACCGTAACCGGCAAGGCCGTTGACCCGGCAAAACTGGCGACCCTCATGCAGGGCGGGGATAACACGTATATCGCCGGTGGCGGCAGTGCGAATGCCATCACGGCCACGCTTGTTCCGGCCCCGTCCGCCTACAAGGAGGGCATGGAGTTCCGCGTCAAGCTCTCGACGACGAACACGTCGACCTCGGTGACGCTCAATCTGAACTCGCTCGGGGCCAAGACGATCAAGCGTATCGATGGCACCAACCCGGCCATCGGCTACCTCGCCAGCGGGCAGATCCATACCTTCATCTATGACGGCACCAACCTCGTCGACACGACGCCGGTGTTCGGTTCCGCATCGCTGTCGGGCAG
This window of the Kaistia algarum genome carries:
- a CDS encoding Gp138 family membrane-puncturing spike protein, which produces MDLRQRFDDHTEQQDAAGRALQAGMWTAVPCTIISVDFGKQTCSVQPTQKVAIRKPDGSQEWQSMPVLPDAPIHFPGGGGVSMTFPVKAGDEALAIIASRPVDSWHQSGGEQQQGARRMHDLSDAFVMVGFRSNPKALPGVSSDAVQLRSDDGTSSISLKPNGDIDLNTPGAVTAAAAGGITYTGDLTVNGDIILNGISLANHKHTGVTTGASNTGGPTS
- a CDS encoding gp53-like domain-containing protein codes for the protein MTQADYAALAGRPNGVQAGTASSALANKTWRQGANMAAMLGKFISDHGYDALDNGDVPALEVNYELALSEFVDALITAGATPFATLAEVRAGTVTGKAVDPAKLATLMQGGDNTYIAGGGSANAITATLVPAPSAYKEGMEFRVKLSTTNTSTSVTLNLNSLGAKTIKRIDGTNPAIGYLASGQIHTFIYDGTNLVDTTPVFGSASLSGSGYYRFPDGLTMQWGTYSSTGGSGTVTFPIAFSGGPYSVLAIDGGASGWSTSNATFLGYASGNATTATFKYVNWNGSAFVTSNCFIQWFAIGPT
- a CDS encoding DUF2612 domain-containing protein, with translation MASAEDYVGLITSYWRGKPRFTATIQISADASVEQQAMIRSLVEAFDLDVSIGAQEDVDGEWIGRTRYINTPIAGAWFAWDTAGLGWEQGVWKGPYDSTTGITRLDDETYRLLLRAKIAANSWDGTVDGAATALAYIFNGIGTTVFIEDPQDMTMTVGLAGTIPSALVLCILIGGYIPLKPAGVRVNYYLTSVSGEPIFGFDVPFADGIPIAGWDEAAWAVTPEYALTHDLVA
- a CDS encoding baseplate J/gp47 family protein; amino-acid sequence: MSAPVCTIDATGIHVPSYDDVLAYFQTEFRGIYGSDVYLGNDSQDGQWVAILALAHYDSCTMAAAVYNSYSPTTGQGAGLSSNVKINGIARAIPTHSTVDLTIIGQAGTVISTGIATDGTHRWFLPSTVTIPPGGEIIVTASAEDAGAVEADPGTITTIGTPTRGWQTVTNVLAATAGAPVESDADLRRRQKVSTALPSLTVLEGIAGAVATIEGVTRYAPYENDTNVTDGDGVPPHSIAMVVEGGDAQAIAVAIASKKTPGAYTYGTTAEVVTDRYGLDHTIRFFRPTAKRVKVEISLTALTGYTSGIGTEIQTAVAQWLSELAIGEDVRYFRIAVPANLDNGADSKTYTLTDMQIAFNGDPLGYVDLTIAFNEAAFADPADITLVVT
- a CDS encoding phage protein codes for the protein MARQWIRKVKLTLGDGGEEMDLSALRIRFQVRQFDLQTPNWAEITVSNPAPNTVDKAKKEYTKVTLQAGYAENFATIFEGEIRQIRYGRENPTDTYLTILGTDGGRAHNYSVVNRTLAAGSTFRQQVDAALEPMKAMGIKVGYIADLGSAKMPRGVVLFGMARDILRNIAQATNTSWSIQNGEFQMIKNDESRPGDAIVVNSRTGMIGLPTQTLDGIEVRTLLNPQFKIGSIIQIDQASVQDAPLGPSIPDEVKNSMIPSTADDGFYKVYVVDHAGDSRGNPYFTDLVCIRADGKGIIPAAISQRGVVLDPNAR
- a CDS encoding phage baseplate plug family protein, giving the protein MTKVYEVPLSATPQVFSITLGSTQYRLRLAYLDTIEGGWILDIADTNDNSILAGIPLVTGRDLLEAYAYLALGGELWVQTDADVDAVPTFDNLGAAGNLYFQVL